The following are from one region of the Knoellia sp. p5-6-4 genome:
- the ald gene encoding alanine dehydrogenase, with amino-acid sequence MKVGIPREVKNHEYRVAITPAGVHELVLHGHEVFVEKDAGVGSSILDEDYVAAGATILDTADDVWGTGDLILKVKEPVAQEYHRMREGQALFTYLHLAADKPLTEELVKRKVTGIAYETVELPDRSLPLLAPMSEVAGRLAPQVGAQALMRAQGGRGILMGGVSGVYAAKVVVIGAGVSGMNAAAIALGMQAEVLLLDRDIAKLRQADFLYQGHCQTVASNTYEIERAISDADMVIGAVLVPGAKAPKLVTNEQVSRMKPGSVLVDIAIDQGGCFEDSRPTTHADPTYMVHNSVFYCVANMPGAVPHTSTYALTNVTLPYAVALANKGWRQALRDDRPLALGLNTHDGAVTYGPVAEAHGMESVTLDSVLA; translated from the coding sequence ATGAAGGTCGGGATCCCCCGCGAGGTCAAGAACCATGAGTACCGGGTGGCGATCACGCCGGCCGGCGTCCACGAGCTCGTGCTGCACGGCCACGAGGTCTTCGTGGAGAAGGACGCGGGCGTGGGCTCCTCCATCCTGGACGAGGACTACGTCGCCGCGGGGGCGACCATCCTCGACACGGCCGACGACGTCTGGGGCACAGGCGATCTCATCCTCAAGGTCAAGGAGCCGGTGGCTCAGGAGTACCACCGGATGCGTGAGGGCCAGGCGCTCTTCACCTACCTGCACCTCGCGGCCGACAAGCCCCTCACCGAGGAGCTCGTCAAGCGCAAGGTGACCGGCATCGCCTACGAGACGGTCGAGCTGCCCGACCGCAGCCTGCCGCTGCTCGCGCCGATGTCGGAGGTCGCGGGCCGGCTGGCGCCGCAGGTGGGCGCCCAGGCCCTCATGCGGGCCCAGGGCGGCCGCGGCATCCTCATGGGCGGGGTGTCCGGCGTCTACGCGGCCAAGGTCGTCGTCATCGGCGCCGGGGTCTCGGGCATGAACGCCGCCGCCATCGCCCTCGGCATGCAAGCCGAGGTGCTGCTGCTCGACCGCGACATCGCCAAGCTTCGCCAGGCCGACTTCCTCTACCAGGGCCACTGCCAGACGGTCGCCTCCAACACCTACGAGATCGAGCGCGCGATCAGCGACGCCGACATGGTCATCGGCGCGGTGCTGGTGCCCGGCGCCAAGGCGCCCAAGCTCGTCACCAACGAGCAGGTCTCGCGGATGAAGCCGGGGTCGGTGCTCGTCGACATCGCGATCGACCAGGGCGGCTGCTTCGAGGACTCGCGGCCGACCACCCACGCCGACCCGACCTACATGGTCCACAACTCGGTCTTCTACTGCGTGGCCAACATGCCCGGCGCCGTGCCGCACACCTCCACCTACGCCCTCACCAACGTGACCCTGCCGTATGCCGTGGCGCTGGCGAACAAGGGCTGGCGCCAGGCGCTGCGCGACGACCGCCCACTGGCGCTCGGCCTGAACACGCACGACGGGGCCGTCACCTACGGACCCGTGGCCGAAGCCCACGGCATGGAGTCGGTCACCCTCGACAGCGTCCTGGCCTGA
- a CDS encoding ATP-dependent DNA ligase, producing the protein MLLRDLVEASAAVASTRSRVRKAEVIAEVLRRCDPDEVATAASWLSGVLPQRRVGVGWRGLADLPAPAVQPSLSLADTDTALSALAAVAGSGSATTRSAALRDLFGSATVEEQHWLRRLITGEMRQGALDGVSLQAIALAADVPESAVRRAVMLAGHAGPVAAAALTGGTEALDAIGLEVGRPVRPMLAASAPDVPAAVGQASTDGATVVDGKLDGIRVQAHRRGDEVRVFTRSLDDITERVPEVVEAALALDGQVLVLDGEAIALGDGGRPLPFQDTAARTMSSKAVEALRRQVPLSVFFFDLLHHEGEDLIDQPAQERFSRLEAVVPPGLLVPRLWAEHPEAAQGFFDELVSAGHEGVVVKDADAPYAAGRRGAGWVKVKPRHTLDLVVLAVEWGSGRRQGLLSNIHLGARDPQTGGFVMLGKTFKGMTDAMLAWQTERFLELETGRSGHVVHVRPEQVVEIAFDGVQRSSRYPGGMALRFARVLRYRDDKSAEEADTVETVRAVAGRT; encoded by the coding sequence GTGCTGCTGCGTGACCTCGTCGAGGCCTCCGCCGCGGTGGCCTCGACGAGGTCACGCGTGCGCAAGGCCGAGGTCATCGCCGAGGTGCTGCGCCGGTGCGACCCCGACGAGGTCGCCACGGCCGCGAGCTGGCTCTCGGGGGTGCTCCCCCAGCGTCGGGTCGGCGTCGGGTGGCGGGGCCTGGCCGACCTGCCGGCACCGGCAGTGCAGCCGTCGCTGAGCCTTGCGGACACAGACACCGCGCTGAGCGCCCTGGCTGCGGTCGCGGGCTCCGGTTCGGCGACCACGAGGTCCGCCGCCCTCCGGGACCTCTTCGGCAGCGCCACCGTCGAGGAGCAGCACTGGCTGCGCCGCCTCATCACCGGCGAGATGCGCCAGGGCGCCCTCGACGGCGTCTCCCTGCAGGCCATCGCGCTCGCAGCGGACGTGCCGGAGTCGGCGGTGCGGCGCGCGGTGATGCTCGCCGGCCACGCCGGCCCGGTGGCCGCTGCCGCCCTCACCGGCGGCACGGAGGCCCTCGACGCCATCGGGCTCGAGGTCGGCAGGCCGGTCCGGCCGATGCTGGCGGCCTCCGCCCCTGACGTGCCCGCTGCGGTCGGGCAGGCCAGCACCGACGGCGCGACGGTGGTGGACGGCAAGCTCGACGGCATACGGGTCCAGGCGCACCGCCGCGGTGACGAGGTCCGGGTCTTCACCCGGAGCCTGGACGACATCACCGAGCGGGTGCCGGAGGTCGTCGAGGCCGCCCTCGCCCTCGACGGGCAGGTGCTGGTGCTCGACGGAGAGGCCATCGCGCTCGGAGACGGGGGGCGTCCGCTTCCCTTCCAGGACACCGCCGCCCGCACCATGAGCTCCAAGGCTGTCGAGGCGCTGCGGCGCCAGGTACCGCTCAGCGTCTTCTTCTTCGACCTGCTGCACCACGAGGGTGAGGACCTCATCGACCAGCCCGCGCAGGAGCGCTTCAGCCGGCTCGAGGCGGTCGTGCCGCCCGGGCTGCTCGTGCCGCGGCTGTGGGCCGAGCACCCGGAGGCCGCTCAGGGCTTCTTCGACGAGCTGGTGTCGGCAGGGCACGAGGGCGTGGTGGTCAAGGACGCCGACGCCCCCTACGCCGCCGGCCGCCGCGGGGCGGGGTGGGTGAAGGTCAAGCCGCGGCACACCCTCGACCTCGTGGTGCTCGCGGTCGAGTGGGGCAGCGGGCGGCGGCAGGGCCTGCTGTCCAACATCCACCTCGGCGCCCGCGACCCGCAGACCGGCGGCTTCGTCATGCTGGGCAAGACGTTCAAGGGCATGACCGACGCCATGCTCGCCTGGCAGACCGAGCGGTTCCTCGAGCTCGAGACCGGCCGCAGCGGGCACGTCGTGCACGTCCGACCGGAGCAGGTGGTCGAGATCGCCTTCGACGGCGTCCAGCGCTCGTCGCGCTACCCCGGTGGCATGGCGCTGCGCTTCGCCCGGGTGCTGCGCTACCGCGACGACAAGAGCGCCGAGGAGGCCGACACCGTCGAGACCGTTCGGGCGGTCGCCGGCCGCACCTGA
- a CDS encoding DUF1295 domain-containing protein: protein MTAASPADGGAFEWGDLLALFPWTVGAVVLVLGLALVAALRLGKHAVVDVAWGLGFVAVALAAFLVGDGDPARSWLTLGLTAVWGLRLAGHIHRRSRGKGEDPRYEELLARAPGSRTAFAVRRIYLTQGAVMWFVSLPVQVAMVQPDALGVVAWLGVVVWAVGLFFEGVGDWQLERFKADPANRGRVLDTGLWRYTRHPNYFGDACVWWGLSLIAFDAWPGILFVLSPAFMTWNLAKGTGAALLEKDIGDRRPGYAEYVRRTSGFVPLPPRRG, encoded by the coding sequence GTGACGGCCGCGTCACCGGCCGACGGGGGCGCCTTCGAGTGGGGCGACCTCCTCGCACTGTTCCCGTGGACCGTGGGGGCCGTGGTGCTGGTGCTCGGCCTGGCGCTCGTCGCGGCGCTGCGGCTGGGGAAGCACGCGGTCGTCGACGTGGCGTGGGGGCTCGGCTTCGTGGCGGTCGCGCTGGCGGCCTTCCTCGTCGGGGACGGCGACCCCGCGCGGTCGTGGCTCACGCTCGGGCTGACGGCCGTGTGGGGGCTGCGCCTCGCCGGGCACATCCACCGTCGCTCGCGGGGCAAGGGCGAGGACCCGCGCTACGAGGAGCTGCTGGCCAGGGCTCCGGGCAGCCGCACCGCCTTCGCCGTGCGACGCATCTACCTCACGCAGGGGGCCGTCATGTGGTTCGTCTCCCTGCCGGTGCAGGTCGCGATGGTGCAGCCGGACGCGCTCGGCGTCGTGGCGTGGCTGGGAGTCGTCGTGTGGGCCGTGGGCCTCTTCTTCGAGGGGGTCGGCGACTGGCAGCTCGAGCGCTTCAAGGCCGACCCCGCCAACAGGGGCAGGGTGCTCGACACCGGCCTGTGGCGCTACACCCGCCACCCGAACTACTTCGGCGACGCCTGCGTGTGGTGGGGCCTGTCGCTCATCGCCTTCGACGCCTGGCCCGGCATCCTGTTCGTGCTCTCGCCGGCATTCATGACCTGGAACCTCGCGAAGGGCACCGGAGCAGCGTTGCTGGAGAAGGACATCGGCGACCGCCGTCCCGGCTACGCCGAGTACGTGCGCCGCACCAGCGGCTTCGTCCCCCTGCCCCCGAGGCGCGGCTGA
- a CDS encoding class I SAM-dependent methyltransferase yields the protein MTTTAEHTSTAAGVAGRVAALVEPLFGGALPVRVRAWDGTHAGPEDAPTVVIASPDALRRLVARPGELGLAQAYVTGELDLEGDLLDGLRRVWSTVRAGGTRRPRPGDLVAAVRLAGDLGVLGLPPAPPASQARLRGRLHSKGRDRDAIAHHYDLSNDFYSLVLDPHMAYSCAYWTSDDPGYGVEDAQRDKLALVCGKLGLGPGSRLLDIGCGWGSLSLYAAEHVGAHVTGVTISAEQKGFIDQRVAERGLGDRVQIRLQDYRDVPETGFDAVSSIEMGEHVGERQYPVYTRVIHDRLRPGGRALVQQMSRRTKPGGGPFIEAFIAPDMSMRPVGETVALIEDAGLEVRDVHALREHYVRTVQAWYDTFEANWDRVTALVGDEVARVWRLYLVGGALAFEEGRMGVDQILAVRRGPRGESGMPAVRR from the coding sequence ATGACCACCACCGCAGAGCACACCTCCACTGCCGCAGGGGTCGCGGGGCGAGTGGCCGCGCTGGTCGAGCCGCTCTTCGGTGGGGCGCTCCCCGTGCGGGTGCGCGCCTGGGACGGCACCCACGCGGGACCCGAGGATGCGCCGACGGTGGTCATCGCCTCGCCCGACGCGCTGCGGCGGCTGGTGGCCCGCCCGGGGGAGCTCGGCCTCGCGCAGGCCTACGTGACCGGCGAGCTCGACCTCGAGGGCGACCTCCTCGACGGCCTGCGCCGGGTCTGGTCCACCGTGCGCGCCGGTGGCACGCGCAGGCCCCGCCCGGGCGACCTCGTGGCCGCGGTGCGGCTCGCCGGCGACCTCGGGGTCCTCGGGCTGCCGCCGGCACCGCCGGCCTCACAGGCCCGCCTGCGCGGCCGCCTCCACTCCAAGGGCCGTGACCGCGACGCCATCGCGCACCACTACGACCTGTCCAACGACTTCTACTCCCTCGTCCTCGACCCCCACATGGCCTACTCGTGCGCCTACTGGACCTCCGACGACCCGGGCTACGGCGTCGAGGACGCGCAGCGCGACAAGCTCGCCCTCGTCTGCGGCAAGCTCGGGCTGGGACCGGGCAGCCGGCTGCTCGACATCGGCTGCGGGTGGGGCTCGCTGAGCCTGTATGCCGCCGAGCACGTGGGCGCCCACGTCACCGGGGTGACGATCTCGGCCGAGCAGAAGGGCTTCATCGACCAGCGGGTGGCCGAGCGGGGCCTCGGTGACCGGGTGCAGATCCGGCTGCAGGACTACCGCGACGTGCCCGAGACCGGGTTCGACGCGGTCTCCTCGATCGAGATGGGCGAGCACGTGGGCGAGCGGCAGTACCCCGTCTACACCCGCGTCATCCACGACCGCCTGCGCCCCGGCGGCCGGGCGCTCGTCCAGCAGATGTCGCGGCGCACCAAGCCCGGCGGGGGCCCCTTCATCGAGGCGTTCATCGCGCCCGACATGTCGATGCGACCGGTGGGGGAGACGGTGGCGCTCATAGAGGACGCCGGGCTCGAGGTGCGCGACGTGCACGCGCTGCGCGAGCACTACGTGCGCACTGTGCAGGCCTGGTACGACACCTTCGAGGCGAACTGGGACCGGGTGACCGCCCTGGTCGGCGACGAGGTCGCGCGGGTGTGGCGCCTCTACCTCGTCGGTGGCGCGTTGGCCTTCGAGGAGGGCCGGATGGGGGTCGACCAGATCCTGGCGGTGCGCCGCGGTCCGCGCGGTGAGAGCGGCATGCCGGCGGTGCGGCGGTGA
- a CDS encoding TIGR03560 family F420-dependent LLM class oxidoreductase, whose product MELRVFTEPQQGATYDDLLAVARAAEDLGFAGFFRSDHYLHMGGDGGPGPTDAWTTLAGLARDTSSIRLGTLVSSATFRLPGPLAVTVAGVDQMSGGRVELGLGAGWFEAEHSAYGIPFPDVRERFDRLEEQLAVVTGLWGTPVGRTFTHEGRFYPVTDSPALAKPVQEGGVPVIIGGAGRRRTPALAARYAAEFNAAFQAAEETAHLFERVQRACREHGRDPGTLVLSAAQVLCLGEDEAAVRRRAAAIGREPDELRANGLAGTPEEVLEKVQAFARVGASRLYLQVLDVSDLDHLAAVAELVMPKVT is encoded by the coding sequence ATGGAACTGCGCGTCTTCACCGAGCCCCAGCAGGGCGCCACCTACGACGACCTCCTCGCGGTCGCCCGCGCGGCGGAGGACCTCGGCTTCGCCGGCTTCTTCCGCTCCGACCACTACCTGCACATGGGCGGTGACGGCGGGCCGGGCCCCACGGACGCCTGGACCACCTTGGCCGGGCTCGCCCGGGACACCTCGAGCATCCGGCTGGGGACGCTGGTCTCGTCGGCGACCTTCCGGCTGCCGGGTCCGCTCGCCGTGACCGTCGCCGGGGTCGACCAGATGAGCGGCGGGAGGGTCGAGCTCGGGCTCGGGGCCGGCTGGTTCGAGGCCGAGCACAGCGCCTACGGCATCCCGTTCCCTGACGTGCGCGAGCGCTTCGACCGCCTCGAGGAGCAGCTCGCCGTCGTCACCGGCCTGTGGGGCACACCGGTGGGCCGGACCTTCACGCACGAGGGCCGCTTCTACCCCGTCACCGACTCGCCCGCGCTCGCCAAACCGGTCCAGGAGGGTGGTGTGCCGGTGATCATCGGCGGCGCCGGGCGCCGGCGCACTCCTGCCCTCGCCGCCCGGTATGCCGCCGAGTTCAACGCCGCGTTCCAGGCCGCCGAAGAGACGGCGCACCTCTTCGAGCGCGTGCAGCGGGCCTGCCGCGAGCACGGACGCGACCCGGGAACCCTCGTGCTCTCGGCGGCCCAGGTGCTGTGCCTCGGCGAGGACGAGGCGGCCGTGCGCCGGCGAGCCGCGGCGATCGGGCGCGAGCCCGACGAGCTGCGCGCCAACGGCCTCGCCGGCACGCCGGAGGAGGTCCTCGAGAAGGTGCAGGCCTTCGCACGGGTCGGCGCGTCCCGGCTCTACCTGCAGGTGCTCGACGTCTCGGACCTCGACCACCTGGCGGCGGTGGCCGAGCTGGTCATGCCCAAGGTCACCTGA
- a CDS encoding HipA family kinase has protein sequence MLEQITATRYVTPLREGGSLPGVVEADDCGTYVLKFCGAGQGVKVLVAEVVVGELARRLGLRVPRLALVDLRAPIARYEADEEVQDLLTASLGLNLGIDFLPGSFGYDGSRPPSPEQAADIVWLDALVANVDRTWANPNLLVWHGEPWCIDHGAALYFHHQWPSRGPDPQRFAAQPYDASRHVLADVAASIPEAHARLSRRVTATLLDEVVAQLPDAWLEEAPGLDSPGAVRTAYPEHLLARVASTAWLPGGAR, from the coding sequence GTGCTCGAGCAGATCACCGCGACCCGTTACGTGACCCCCCTGCGCGAGGGCGGGTCGCTGCCGGGCGTCGTGGAGGCCGACGACTGCGGCACCTACGTGCTGAAGTTCTGCGGCGCCGGACAGGGCGTCAAGGTGCTGGTCGCCGAGGTCGTCGTCGGCGAGCTGGCCCGACGGCTCGGGCTGCGCGTGCCGCGCCTCGCGCTCGTCGACCTCCGGGCCCCCATCGCGCGCTACGAGGCCGACGAGGAGGTGCAGGACCTGCTCACCGCCAGCCTCGGCCTCAACCTGGGCATCGACTTCCTGCCCGGGTCCTTTGGCTACGACGGCTCCCGTCCGCCATCACCCGAGCAGGCCGCCGACATCGTGTGGCTCGACGCGCTGGTCGCGAACGTCGACCGGACGTGGGCCAACCCCAACCTCCTGGTCTGGCACGGCGAACCCTGGTGCATCGACCACGGCGCCGCCCTCTACTTCCACCACCAGTGGCCGAGCCGCGGGCCCGACCCGCAGCGGTTCGCCGCCCAGCCCTACGACGCGAGCAGGCACGTGCTGGCCGACGTCGCCGCGAGCATCCCCGAGGCGCACGCGAGGCTGTCGCGCCGGGTGACGGCCACCCTGCTGGACGAGGTGGTGGCCCAGCTTCCCGACGCCTGGCTGGAGGAGGCACCCGGGCTGGACTCCCCCGGTGCCGTGCGCACGGCATACCCTGAGCACCTGCTCGCCCGCGTGGCCTCGACGGCCTGGCTCCCGGGAGGTGCGCGATGA
- a CDS encoding DUF3037 domain-containing protein codes for MSTVGAKGTLQGYQYVVLRCVPRVEREEFVNVGVVLYSQAADFLAARYEVDEARLQALAPDLDTAEVADALETVCQVCRGVSGGGLPDLGGLGRRFGWLNAPRSTVVQPGPVHGGLAADPAAELERLVARLVGPTDRG; via the coding sequence ATGAGCACGGTCGGCGCGAAGGGGACCTTGCAGGGCTACCAGTACGTCGTGCTCCGCTGCGTGCCCCGCGTCGAGCGCGAGGAGTTCGTCAACGTGGGTGTCGTCCTCTACAGCCAGGCTGCGGACTTCCTGGCGGCGCGCTACGAGGTCGACGAGGCGCGCCTGCAGGCGCTCGCGCCCGACCTCGACACCGCCGAGGTGGCCGACGCCCTCGAGACCGTGTGCCAGGTGTGCCGCGGTGTCAGCGGCGGCGGGCTGCCCGATCTCGGCGGCCTGGGCCGTCGGTTCGGCTGGCTCAACGCGCCCCGGAGCACCGTCGTGCAGCCGGGACCCGTGCACGGAGGCCTCGCGGCCGACCCCGCCGCCGAGCTCGAGCGGCTCGTCGCACGGCTGGTTGGACCGACCGACCGCGGCTAG
- a CDS encoding YbhB/YbcL family Raf kinase inhibitor-like protein: protein MKLDRQQPPNPYDFLPPVPSFTVTSDSFADGGEVPSKHAVDGSNVSPQLSWRGAPEGTRGYAVTCFDPDAPTPSGFWHWTVLNIPADVTELPENAGAAGGANLPDGAFQVVNDYGKKAFGGCAPPPGDHPHRYYFVVHALDTDDLGIDDSVTATAASFNTVMHTLGRAQVMAHYQNA, encoded by the coding sequence ATGAAGCTCGATCGCCAACAGCCACCCAACCCCTACGACTTCCTGCCGCCGGTGCCGTCGTTCACGGTGACGAGCGACTCCTTCGCCGACGGCGGCGAGGTGCCGTCCAAGCACGCGGTCGACGGCAGCAACGTCTCGCCGCAGCTGTCCTGGAGGGGAGCCCCCGAGGGCACCCGCGGCTACGCCGTCACGTGCTTCGACCCCGACGCGCCGACGCCGTCGGGATTCTGGCACTGGACCGTGCTCAACATCCCGGCCGACGTCACCGAGCTGCCGGAGAACGCCGGCGCCGCCGGCGGCGCGAACCTGCCGGACGGCGCCTTCCAGGTCGTGAACGACTACGGCAAGAAGGCGTTCGGCGGTTGCGCCCCGCCTCCCGGCGACCACCCGCACCGTTACTACTTCGTCGTGCACGCGCTCGACACCGACGACCTGGGCATCGACGACTCGGTGACCGCGACCGCCGCGTCGTTCAACACGGTCATGCACACACTCGGACGCGCACAGGTGATGGCGCACTACCAGAACGCCTGA
- a CDS encoding sugar ABC transporter permease, whose protein sequence is MSSTTVGAERRRASAMAFGYLVPALLVFAVFVFWPLAKSILLSVQGTDIIGNPSGFVGFVNYTRLFTDPDFLQVLWVTFAFTVLTVFPSIAIALVVALLLQGRIRAVRFFRTAFALPFAFSVATASVIFGVLYNPASGVLNGLLSYVGVDKVQWLTDPDLAIWSVAAATVWMQLGYNLLVISAGLGALPEDVLEAARLDGASGLRLQRSIIMPLITPQLFFLVVVGTIHALQSFGQIKILTVGGPEGTTTTLVYSIYEQAFANNNSNYGYASAQAMVLLLVVLAITAVQFGVLERKVFYR, encoded by the coding sequence ATGAGCTCTACAACGGTGGGGGCCGAACGCCGCCGCGCGTCCGCGATGGCCTTCGGGTACCTCGTGCCGGCCCTGCTGGTCTTCGCAGTCTTCGTCTTCTGGCCGCTGGCCAAGTCGATCCTCCTCTCGGTGCAGGGGACGGACATCATCGGCAACCCCAGCGGCTTCGTCGGCTTCGTCAACTACACGCGGCTCTTCACGGACCCGGATTTCCTCCAGGTGCTGTGGGTGACCTTCGCGTTCACGGTTCTGACGGTCTTCCCCAGCATCGCGATCGCCCTGGTGGTCGCCCTGCTGCTGCAGGGTCGGATCCGCGCCGTCCGCTTCTTCCGCACGGCGTTCGCCCTCCCCTTCGCCTTCTCGGTGGCCACGGCCTCGGTGATCTTCGGGGTGCTCTACAACCCGGCTTCGGGCGTCCTCAACGGCCTGTTGTCCTACGTCGGCGTCGACAAGGTCCAGTGGCTCACCGACCCCGACCTCGCGATCTGGTCGGTGGCAGCTGCGACGGTGTGGATGCAGCTCGGCTACAACCTGCTCGTCATCTCCGCCGGCCTCGGCGCCCTGCCCGAGGACGTGCTCGAGGCCGCGCGGCTCGACGGCGCCTCCGGCCTGCGGCTGCAGCGCTCGATCATCATGCCGCTCATCACGCCGCAGCTGTTCTTCCTGGTCGTCGTCGGCACGATCCACGCCCTGCAGAGCTTCGGCCAGATCAAGATCCTGACCGTGGGCGGGCCCGAGGGCACGACCACGACGCTCGTGTACTCCATCTACGAGCAGGCGTTCGCCAACAACAACTCCAACTACGGCTACGCCTCGGCCCAGGCCATGGTGCTGCTGCTCGTGGTGCTGGCCATCACCGCCGTCCAGTTCGGCGTGCTCGAGCGAAAGGTGTTCTACCGGTGA
- a CDS encoding carbohydrate ABC transporter permease, with product MRNPRTARPRRGGWGSYLVLGLLFVVVLFPVYYGLVGSFMGERDTNSFPPALWPVNGLHPENYSDALGIIPLGNQYLTSVLQTLVITAGQMVTSALAAYAFVFLPLKWRAFWFGLFLSTMMIPYESIIIPNYLLISQWGLKDTIAGLTLPFLATGFGAFLLRQSFLSFPMELRDAARVDGAGHVRFLFSILLPLSRPSLAALGIWSALSAWNMYFWPLLATEDPRHQTIQIGISQLQTSDGDSPGMVLAGVMLALFPTLLLVIFGQRFIVRGLTAGAVK from the coding sequence GTGAGGAACCCGCGCACCGCCCGGCCCCGTCGCGGAGGCTGGGGCTCCTACCTCGTCCTCGGGCTGCTGTTCGTCGTCGTGCTCTTCCCGGTCTACTACGGGCTGGTGGGCTCGTTCATGGGCGAGCGGGACACCAACTCCTTCCCGCCGGCGCTGTGGCCGGTCAACGGCCTGCACCCGGAGAACTACAGCGACGCGCTGGGGATCATCCCGCTGGGCAACCAGTACCTCACCAGCGTGCTGCAGACGCTCGTCATCACCGCCGGCCAGATGGTCACGAGCGCGCTGGCGGCCTACGCCTTCGTCTTCCTGCCGCTGAAGTGGCGGGCGTTCTGGTTCGGCCTGTTCCTCAGCACGATGATGATCCCCTACGAGTCGATCATCATCCCCAACTACCTGCTCATCTCGCAGTGGGGCCTGAAGGACACGATCGCCGGCCTGACCCTGCCGTTCCTCGCGACCGGCTTCGGCGCCTTCCTGCTGCGCCAGTCCTTCCTGTCCTTCCCCATGGAGCTGCGCGACGCGGCCCGGGTCGACGGCGCGGGGCACGTGCGGTTCCTCTTCTCGATCCTGCTCCCCCTGAGCCGTCCGAGCCTCGCAGCCCTCGGCATCTGGTCGGCGCTGTCGGCCTGGAACATGTACTTCTGGCCGCTGCTGGCCACCGAGGACCCGCGCCACCAGACCATCCAGATCGGCATCAGCCAGCTGCAGACCTCCGACGGGGACTCCCCCGGCATGGTGCTGGCCGGTGTGATGCTCGCGCTCTTCCCCACCCTGCTGCTCGTCATCTTCGGGCAGCGCTTCATCGTCCGCGGGCTCACCGCGGGTGCCGTCAAGTAG
- a CDS encoding ABC transporter substrate-binding protein, whose product MFSSSRGTARPARLRYAVPAGLASLTLLLAACGGDSAGGDAAGAPEAGALDKASGVTTVSFWHAMDGKNAEALTKLVNDFNTANKGKIEVKATYAGKYDDAITKYKAAIQSKSTPDVIQIYDIGTQFMIDAKQTVPMQSFIDRDKVNVGDLQPNITGYYSVGGKLHSMPFNTSMPVMYYNKTLFEKAGLDPEKPPTNLEEIRAAAEKLSKKSGGPADYGFGAAIYGWLLEQFIATSGSEYCDQGNGRDGKATKVQFDQGTAIDVVTWWQKMVKDGLAANTGRDTKSAQAAFKSGQLAINLESTGQLGGYSEAAKQGGWELGAANYPHVKAGDTSGPIIGGASLWINGVGHKDANKEAAWQFVKFLAEPKSQATWHTDTGYFPISKGALNEPIDVEYRKANPLFDVAVKQLEGTELTKATQGCLLGVMPQARKASEDGLEAVLNGGDPQQSMTKAAQGLEAQIKSYNDSVK is encoded by the coding sequence GTGTTCAGCTCAAGCAGGGGGACCGCCCGACCGGCGCGGCTCCGGTATGCCGTGCCGGCGGGCCTCGCCTCGTTGACGCTCCTCCTCGCCGCCTGCGGCGGCGACAGCGCCGGTGGCGATGCCGCAGGCGCTCCGGAGGCCGGCGCGCTCGACAAGGCCAGCGGTGTCACGACCGTGTCGTTCTGGCACGCCATGGACGGCAAGAACGCCGAGGCCCTCACCAAGCTGGTGAACGACTTCAACACCGCCAACAAGGGCAAGATCGAGGTCAAGGCCACCTACGCGGGCAAGTACGACGACGCGATCACCAAGTACAAGGCCGCGATCCAGAGCAAGTCGACACCCGACGTCATCCAGATCTACGACATCGGCACGCAGTTCATGATCGACGCCAAGCAGACCGTGCCCATGCAGTCGTTCATCGACCGCGACAAGGTCAACGTCGGTGACCTGCAGCCCAACATCACCGGCTACTACTCGGTCGGCGGCAAGCTGCACTCGATGCCGTTCAACACCTCGATGCCGGTCATGTACTACAACAAGACGCTCTTCGAGAAGGCCGGTCTCGACCCCGAGAAGCCGCCGACCAACCTCGAGGAGATCCGCGCCGCCGCGGAGAAGCTGTCGAAGAAGAGCGGCGGACCGGCCGACTACGGCTTCGGCGCGGCCATCTACGGCTGGCTGCTCGAGCAGTTCATCGCCACCAGCGGCAGCGAGTACTGCGACCAGGGCAACGGCCGCGACGGCAAGGCGACCAAGGTGCAGTTCGACCAGGGCACGGCCATCGACGTCGTCACGTGGTGGCAGAAGATGGTCAAGGACGGCCTCGCCGCCAACACCGGCCGCGACACCAAGTCGGCCCAGGCCGCCTTCAAGTCCGGCCAGCTGGCCATCAACCTCGAGTCGACCGGCCAGCTCGGCGGCTACAGCGAGGCCGCCAAGCAGGGTGGCTGGGAGCTCGGCGCGGCGAACTACCCGCACGTGAAGGCCGGCGACACCAGCGGCCCGATCATCGGTGGTGCCTCCCTGTGGATCAACGGCGTCGGGCACAAGGACGCCAACAAGGAAGCCGCCTGGCAGTTCGTGAAGTTCCTGGCCGAGCCCAAGAGCCAGGCCACCTGGCACACCGACACGGGCTACTTCCCCATCTCCAAGGGCGCCCTCAACGAGCCGATCGACGTCGAGTACCGCAAGGCCAACCCGCTGTTCGACGTGGCGGTGAAGCAGCTGGAGGGCACCGAGCTGACCAAGGCGACGCAGGGCTGTCTGCTCGGTGTCATGCCGCAGGCGCGCAAGGCCTCCGAGGACGGCCTGGAGGCCGTGCTCAACGGCGGCGACCCGCAGCAGTCCATGACCAAGGCGGCTCAGGGGCTCGAGGCCCAGATCAAGAGCTACAACGACTCGGTGAAGTAG